acccctgcGCAGCTCTTCCTGGGAGCTGCTGAACCTCGCGGTGCGGGAGGTGACAAGTCAGGTGAGCCCCCCCCCATGTGGGTCAGCAGCCACCTCTCTCCCAGGACAGACTGACCGAGAGGAAGGCCCTGCTGCTGCAGGCGGTGCAGAGGTAAGTGCAGCCCAGGCCCACCCTGCCCCCGACCTGCAGAGCAAGACCTGCAGATGTCCACCAGGGGGAGGCCGGGAAGAGGGAACAGGGAGGGGATACTGACCTGTTCCCAGGCCCCCACAAGTGGGCGGGCAGCCCTCCCCTTTGGTGACCTGGCAGCGCGCCCCTCCACAGCCAATATGAAGAGAAGGACAAGGCCTTCAAGGAGCAGCTCTCCCACTTGGCCACCCTCCTGCCCACCCTGCAGGTAAccggaggcagggctgggcccccACCGGCAGGGAGCTTCCTCCTCTGGCCAGTCTCTGAGTAGCATCCCGTCCACAGATCCACCTGGTCATCTCCTCCGCCTTCCTTAGCTTGGCCAACAAGGCTGAGTTTCTGGACCTGGGCTATGTGAGTCAGGCTTTGTCTGCCGGGAGCCCCACTCTGCCCTGGGAAGCCACCTGGGGGCTCGGCTCCTCTTTGCCTCCTCCACCGCATCGTGTACACACGTTTGGGGGCGGGGCCCTGCATCCCTTTTGGTGGCGGGCTGCAGTCGCAGCTGAGGCTGGGTTCGGCCCCCCGTTCCTGGACATGGGTGCGTGGCCAGGAGTCTCAGGACACCTGAGACTGGCGCTGGGGCCTCCGGCCTCCGCCACCCCCGCCTGTCTCTGCGTGCCCCCTCCCTCACCGGCCTGCGCCCACGGCCACAACAGGAGCTGATGGAGCGCCTGCAGCGCGTGGTCACGCGGCCACACCGCCTAAGGCCAGCACAGAGCAGCAAGGTGGGCGCGCGGCGGGAGCTCAGGGCTGGGAGGAACCCCGCGGGCCAAGGGTCCCCCAACTCACGCCGCGTCCTGCCGCCCAGATCACCAGCGACTATCGCGCCGAGTTCGCGCGCTGCCTGGAGCCGCTTCTGCAGCTGGGGCCAAGTGGTGCGGCGGGCACGCCGGGCAGCACCAACAAGTAAGCAGCAACCCAGGAAAGGGCGGGCTGGCATGAGAACTCCCAACTGGATGGGCCGGCGCGTCAAGCGGTCAGAGCCTGCTGGAGAGGCCGGGCTGCCCTTCGCGGTTCAGTCGCTTGTCACGCATTGTGTGCGCCTTCCAGCCACCGCCACCTGCTAGGCGTGGTCCGTCCAGACGAAATGGCTGTCGGGGACGTCCCGGAGTGGAAGGGCAAAGTTCTGTCAGGGTAGCACGGGGACTCCCAGCTGCCCCTAACCGTTGCTGCAGCCGCCCCACCAGCCAGGACTCCTGTTtgtgctggagtcaggagagagGTTGACCCCGGCAAGCGTGCGCCCACCCTAGGGTCCCAGGTTCCAAAAGACTGGGTGTCAGGTAAACCCGACCCAGCTGTCCTTGGGTGTGGCCTGGGCGGCTGGGGGGCGGACAAGCATCGCCCATCCCCAGCCACACTGGCTGTCTTCCTAGGTTGGGAGGAGGCTCAGGCCCCAAGGTGCTGATAGCAGCCAGCTGTCCCTCCCCGGGAAGAAAGGTGTTCTGGTCACCAGTGCCAAAGGCCACACTGCACCGTTCCATGAGCACCAAGGCGCTGCTGGCCGAGGGCGAGGACACGCCCTTCGCAGAGCACTGCCGCCACTATGAGGAAGCTTACCGGGTGAgaggcctgggcccctgcagggtGGGAGACACCCCGCCCCCTCTCCCTGAGGTCCGGCCCTAACTGGACGCCCTGGGATGGTCACTGGGTGCAGAGCCTGCAGGGGGAGGTACAGAGTCTGAAGGACCAGGCCCAGGAATTGCACCGGGACCTCACCAAGCACCACTCACTCATCAAAGCCGAGATCATGGCCGACATCCTGCAGCGGTCGCTGCGGCTGGATGCCAGGATCGCCTCGGAGTACACTTCCACGGAGGGCATGCGAGCCACTTTCCGGGAGGTAGccctcccctccaccacccaTGTCTGTAGCGGGAAGCGGGCGGACGGTGGGGCCGGAGGGCAAGGCTGGGCACCCCAGCAGACCGGGTGCCTGGGAACCTAGGAACCACATCGACCTGCCTAGGGTGCTGTGTGGCTCtgtgcagctgcagccaggagccccaactTCTCTGTTTCAGGTTTGGGAGGAATGCTATCAGCGGGTAGCCAATGAGCAGGAGATTTATGAAGGTCCCAGCAGCTCACTGCCAAGTGATACCCCCTGTCCCATCCTGGGCTAACCCACATGCTAGCCCCATACAAACCCCACATCCCTCCTCTACCCCCTGGTAGCACTTGGGTGCATCCAAGGCCGGGAGCCTGGGAATCGAATATCCTCTCCCTTGCCCTGTGGTTGGAGGTGGTCACTGGGACAACCCAGGGCTTCCACCGGTGGGGGCTCGCAGGTCGGTTTGGGGGTTCAATGGAACCCAGCCCCAGTCTGGTCTTGGccccacagcccagctccaggaACTCCTCCAGCTAAGGCAGGAGAACGTGTGCCTAGCCACCATCACCAAACAAATCATGCCCTACGTCCGTTCCATCGCCAAGGTGAAAGAACGGCTGGAGCCCAGGTGAGGGGCCCCTCAGCAGGTGCGGTGGGAAGCGCCACGTGGTCAGGGGAGTTGGGTtggggtgaaccaggcagggATGGCCACCTGCGAAGACTGGGCCACAGGAGCCGGCTGCTTGCAGCTTCTGCTGCCGCAGTACCTCCAGGCCACAGGTGGCAtttgcttttattaatttttttaaatattgatttgttcagaaggagagaggaagagtgcGCTGCCATTCCTTCCAGACACCTGCAGTTGCTAGGATTGGGCCaggaaagccaggaggcaggaactcagtccaggccggCCATGTCGGTGGGAGGGAcctcactgagccatcacctacctgctgcctcccagggtggaaaCAGCGCTGGGATCCAaaggcaggctctctgatatgggatccagCCCACCTGGGGGCGTCTtcgccaaatgcccactcccagaAGGGGTGTCTGAGGACCCCAGGCAGGACACGGAGCAGGGAGCGGAATGTGCGGTTAGGACCAGCCTGGGCTGGCAGCACACCCAGTGATGCAAGTGGTCTTCAGCTGCCCACATTTTAGGCactcctttcctcctccctgtcccaTTCTAACCTGGAGggctctgcttcttttttttttttttttttcttttttttagatttagttgaaagatttacagagaaacagctgggggagacagagaagtcttctggAAGGCGTGAGACTGgtactcagtccaggtctcccacatgggtgcagggattcgagcccttgggccaccctctgctgctttcccaagtgctttaACAGGAGTGCTAGTGTcatgggtggcagcttaacccactgtgacacaacgccagcccctttccttgttgttttagCCAAGTTGTGAGTTTGGGGAAGAAGTGAGCGTGTGCCAGGGAGTCATCCAGGGCCCACGCTGGCCGAGTCCCCCTTCTGTGGCTGTTCTCGCCTGTGCCCCCGAGGTTCAGCTCACACTGTATGTGACTGTAACCAGGCCCCTGTGCCCTGGACCGGGTGCTGTGGCTCCTCCCCAGCACACTGCGAGGTGGACATTCAAAGTCGTTAACACCAGGTCCTGGGTGAATCCACTTACAAGCCCTCAGTGACAGTGAGGCCACGCGTGGGGGCCACGTGTCGGCCGCTGGCCACGGCAGGTGCATTCCTGTGGAGGCTGCTGCATTCTGGTCCACACTCTCCCTCGCAGGGAACACCAGTTTGACCCCTTCCTGCATACATAGGAAGGGGACCCACACATGCAGGACCCTGCTGGGGTCAGTGTCCATGAACAGAGGAGCTCAGGATGGGGCTGCATGTGGCATGTGGGGCAGAGGGCCATCTGGGCCATCTGGGTTCCAGGGGTCTGCAcggctgctgggccactgttggTCCTGCCTCTGACCCCACCCATCTGCTCAGCCCCAGTCCCTCCTAGGGTCTCCCAGGAGCCTGAACacctccctctctgccccacaCTGCTTTCATCTCCAGTGGCTCTGCCTGCTTGGCTCACTCCCTCATGTCCGTGGGCAAAATCCAGATTTTAACCCTCTCGCTCCCCAGGTAGCCTCATCAAAGCAAAcagcccccacccctctcccgAGCACAGCACCTCCAAGCTCCAAGCTCACCTGCAGCTCCTTCCTCCTGGGCATGGCCGGCACCCCTACCCCTGCCCTGATGGGAGACTTCCATACCTGCAGACCAGTGGACGGCCTCGCCCTCTCTGGGACATAAGGCCTGGATTCAATCTTGCACCCTACCTCATCCCCAAATCCCAATGACCTGGCTCCCTCAGCCCACCCACTGGGGTCTTCTTTGCTCCCCTCCCAACTCATCTAAAGCACAGTGGTTCCTCAGCACACCACACAGCCAGTGGTCTCTGCTGGCCTCCTACCCACCACTGAGGGGCCCAGCTGCCTTCAGGGACCCGTCCCTACCTCCCTCTGATCATGTTGGTCCCACTGGTCACAGTGGCTCTGCCACTCCCCGAAGGTTACCAGGTTCCTACTTGTGGACCTATCTGGAAtgaacttgcttttctttttaaaagatttagttcgAAGGTAGAATGAGAAATATCTCCCCAAACTGTTAGCCACGGCTAGGGCTacgccaggctggagccaggaactccttccaggagtccactgtgggtgaaggggcccgaggacttgggccatcttccgccgcttcccaggccataggcagggagttggattacaGGTGGAAtagccaagagctggaactggtgcCAGTGccgccacaatgccagtcctggtTTAGATGTCCTCGCAGGGCCTCACTCAGCGTCGCAGGGCACCACCTGGACCCACCATGCTGTGTTCCCTTCGTTCAGTTCCCCCATCACAGGTCTCCCCACACAGCATGGGGTCTCCATTGAGAGTAGGACCTGCTCCCTCTACCCAAGGCCCTCGGCAAATATTCAGGCACCCAAAGGATAAAGTGTGTGGCAGGCTTTGGAGCGTCTGCTCCAGTTTGGTTTTGTGTGGAGGGAGCTCAGGGCTTCGCGACAGGCTGGGTTCATGGTTCCTGACTCCCACACGCACACTCTCATGCCCAGGTTCCAGGCACCTTCAGAAGAGGAGTCCGAAAATTCCCAAACTCCACATGACGACAGCAGGACTGGGGAGACCACAGCCAGGTGAAGCAGGGCTCTGCACCCAAGGGGGCAAGGCCAGCCAAGCAGCCGGTGTGAGACTGGGGACTGTGTTCGTGGTGTCAAGCGTGCCTACAcattgctggcactgcaggtgtggggtgtggggctcAGGGATGCTACCTGTATGGGCACAAAGCAAACTCAGGGCATCTCTCCCTTGGGTCCCAGCTTGCTACTGCCCAGCCCCACGGCCTTGGCAGAGTCGTGTTTGTGAAATAGATCAGAGAGGTCCTCAGCCGGTGACAAGTGACCACCAGGTGTGATGGGGACACACAGGACCTTTCCGGGATGTGGACAGCTGTGGCTATTGCCTGAGCTCATGTTCCCAGTGTGCGACACTGCTCCCTCCCTTGGTGAAGTGTGTGAGGATGGGTTCCAGAGCTGCCCACTGGAGTCCGTGTCTGCAGACACTCACCAGGGGGACAGACGTGTGGAATCAGTGGCGTGACTGTCACAGGTTCGTCTGTCAGTCTTGCTGTTAGCCGCAGGCAGGGAGAGCCCCTAAGCAGCGTGAGGTCTGTGGACTGCCTGGAGTCACAGCGTGGCAGGTGGCAGAGGTCAGTCCCACCTTCCCCCGCGTGCCTCTTGCTTCAGCTGCTGCCAAAGCCACAACATGCTAGCGCTGTGGCCATGAACACTTTGTCACAGAAGCTAAAGCAGAGGGCTCCTGGGCTGCTGAAGACAAGGTCGCCCACCAGGACCTCTTGGTTCTGGATGCCTTGGTTTATGTGGCTTGGGCAGGGATTGAATGGGCAGTAGCCAGACCATGCAATTCCTCAGAGGAGCCCCCAGGGACAAAGTAAGCCCATCGCAGACCCAGTTGGAGACACAGGAGCCATGTCcccacagagagcttccatcttctcCCAACAGGACCGGTCCCCAGTGAACTTCCACAGCTTGAGTGTCACAACAGGGAGCAAAGCGGGGCCACTTCTTGACCAGGTCAACCCCTGATCAGCTGCAGAACCCACAAACTCTGCCACGTTGTTCCAGATTCTACAGTTGGGCTGAGGTGTGCTGCTCCCTGTGACTACATGGTGTGAAGCTTTGGTCCTTATCCCAGTGGGGGAGGACTGCCCCCCCAGAGCTGGCTTCATGGGCAAACATGCCCCCCTCAAGGCCCTcagccctgctggcctgggtGTTAGTGTTAGGAGGCGCGGCCAAGGTcacggcacagcacctgcctggcCTGGCAGGAACCTGGTGTCTTGGTCATCCACCAGCAATCAGAGCATGACAAGGACAGAGCGCCTGGGCCATCACCATCCTGCTTTGACGAAAGCCGGGGACCACATAGCCAACAGACAGCTCTGGTCACCTCCAGGGCAGACAGCAGAGTCCAGGCCAGGCCTTCGCCCAGCTGCATTAACCCGGTTAGTTGTCCATGACCACCCAAAAATCAGACGCCGGTGGACCTGGGGGGCAGAGGAAGTCACCTTCCTGGGCGGCCTCCTAAGCTTCTCCACGCTCAGGCTGCTGTTCTGTGAAATCAAGGACAGTCTTAGATAATTAACCATTGTCAAGACTGGCCACTATCTGTGCAAGAGGACCCAGTTTCAAACggtcaaataaacatttttctgtgTGTAAAAAGTAGAATTACTCAGCTAAGTTGCTCTCCCTGCGATGGTCAGGCTGTCCCCTTGCAGTGAGCCACAGGTGTCCCACcccagccaggaacc
This window of the Ochotona princeps isolate mOchPri1 chromosome 2, mOchPri1.hap1, whole genome shotgun sequence genome carries:
- the RNF207 gene encoding RING finger protein 207, encoding MSGAIFAPLEGLSALEVASGHLLICPLCHTQYERPCLLDCFHDFCASCLRGRPTDGCLTCPLCQHQTLVEGGSGLPPLDRLLQFLVDSSGDGVEAVRCANCDLECSKQDAETTYFCNTCGQPLCGRCRDETHRARLFARHDIVALGQRSRDVLLKCPKHAEPYLMFSTEKKSLLCIRCFRDMQGESRAHCVDLESAYVQGCERLEQAVLAVKALQAATREAIALLQTMVEEVRGSAAEEEAAIHALFSSMQDRLTERKALLLQAVQSQYEEKDKAFKEQLSHLATLLPTLQIHLVISSAFLSLANKAEFLDLGYELMERLQRVVTRPHRLRPAQSSKITSDYRAEFARCLEPLLQLGPSGAAGTPGSTNKLGGGSGPKVLIAASCPSPGRKVFWSPVPKATLHRSMSTKALLAEGEDTPFAEHCRHYEEAYRSLQGEVQSLKDQAQELHRDLTKHHSLIKAEIMADILQRSLRLDARIASEYTSTEGMRATFREVWEECYQRVANEQEIYEAQLQELLQLRQENVCLATITKQIMPYVRSIAKVKERLEPRFQAPSEEESENSQTPHDDSRTGETTASLLLPSPTALAESCL